In one Gossypium hirsutum isolate 1008001.06 chromosome D09, Gossypium_hirsutum_v2.1, whole genome shotgun sequence genomic region, the following are encoded:
- the LOC107892413 gene encoding MDIS1-interacting receptor like kinase 2, with amino-acid sequence MNQQHELQLQLLGSGIFCYFLSVCRPALTRNKLNDALTCCSILCFERVHGFHWSNFGYRFNQIGDNIFLRDGSRSSPPYWWVALRHQSHPETLQMVSYNFIEGKIPHQFDNDVNINILDLSYNNLTGKIPKSLRPLKEVNLSYNSLVGPIPEYLSSWFSSDLFWGNKYLCGNLPDFSPCPSTPSNKLKIVEIILPVLCFLAFLTLGVLLFLRSRAKDNIPEPNVKKNGDLFSILNFDGRIAFEDIIEATNDFDIRYCIGTGGYGCVYRAQLPSGKIVALKKLHRRESEVLAFDKSFKNEAKMLSEIRHKNIVKLHGFCLHNRCMFLIYEYMAGGSLFCVFLDNTEALELDWIKRVKTVKDTACALSYLHHDWHPAIVYRDISSYNILLNSNLEACISDFGTARLLDPDSSNQTMLVRTNGYIAPALEYWHLKHSWESIPVNSCNNGLCLLKFEPKVPTQELPSRKRLVAHRLQAVSLLQLKDHDLYMDEGRIQSQNSGDIVEIQASSST; translated from the exons ATGAATCAGCAGCATGAACTTCAGCTGCAACTGCTTGGCTCGGGCATTTTTTGTTACTTCTTGTCAGTATGCAGGCCAGCTTTAACAAGAAATAAGCTCAATGATGCCCTCACATGTTGTTCTATTTTATGTTTTGAACGCGTTCATGGTTTCCATTGGTCTAACTTTGGGTACCGATTCAACCAAATTGGTGACAACATCTTCCTTAGAGATGGAAGCAGAAGTTCTCCTCCATACTGGTGGGTGGCATTGAGACATCAATCACACCCCGAAACATTGCAAATGGTAAG TTATAACTTCATCGAGGGAAAAATACCGCATCAATTTGATAACGATGTTAACATCAACATTTTGGATCTTAGCTACAACAATTTGACAGGCAAGATTCCTAAATCTTTGAGGCCATTGAAAGAAGTCAATTTGTCCTATAATTCTCTAGTGGGACCTATTCCAGAATACCTGAGTTCTTGGTTTTCATCTGATTTATTTTGGGGAAACAAGTATTTGTGTGGAAACCTACCAGATTTCTCTCCTTGCCCTTCTACACCTAGCAacaagttaaaaattgttgaaatcatTCTTCCAGTTCTCTGTTTTTTGGCCTTCTTGACTTTAGGAGTTTTACTCTTCCTTAGATCCAGAGCCAAAGATAACATTCCTGAACCAAATGTCAAAAAAAATGGAGATTTATTTTCAATCTTGAACTTTGATGGAAGAATTGCATTTGAAGATATCATTGAGGCGACCAACGACTTTGACATCCGATACTGTATTGGGACTGGTGgttatggttgtgtttatagagCACAATTACCAAGTGGAAAGATTGTTGCCTTAAAGAAACTACATCGTAGAGAATCAGAGGTCCTAGCTTTTGACAAGAGTTTCAAGAATGAGGCAAAAATGTTATCAGAAATACGACACAAGAACATAGTGAAGCTTCATGGATTTTGTCTCCATAATCGTTGCATGTTTTTAATTTATGAATACATGGCTGGAGGGAGCTTATTTTGTGTCTTCTTAGACAACACCGAAGCACTGGAGTTGGATTGGATTAAAAGAGTAAAAACAGTCAAAGATACAGCATGTGCTTTATCTTATCTGCATCATGATTGGCACCCTGCAATAGTTTATCGAGACATATCAAGCTATAACATTTTATTGAACTCCAATCTTGAGGCTTGTATCTCGGATTTTGGCACAGCTAGACTCCTTGATCCAGATTCATCCAATCAGACAATGCTTGTCAGAACCAACGGCTATATTGCGCCAG CTTTGGAGTATTGGCACTTGAAACACTCATGGGAAAGCATTCCAGTGAACTCTTG CAACAATGGCCTTTGCTTGCTTAAGTTTGAACCCAAAGTTCCGACACAAGAGCTTCCTTCCCGGAAAAGACTGGTAGCACACCGTCTCCAAGCTGTCTCACTGCTGCAACTCAAGGACCATGATCTGTATATGGATGAAGGCAGAATTCAATCTCAGAATTCGGGGGATATTGTTGAAATCCAAGCTAGTTCTTCAACTTGA
- the LOC107892412 gene encoding uncharacterized protein, with protein sequence MEPKEELPLTEVESGDSSTEEAELESPRSVVLQMRKKLDRVLHSQVLRIRQEDSHLGQDFIAAGDKAINKNQVDFGGDVTGGGGGVFTENTRRSLNLVLVSKPILPSSPLSGKNSVKKAL encoded by the coding sequence ATGGAGCCCAAGGAGGAGCTTCCACTTACGGAGGTTGAGAGCGGAGATTCATCGACGGAGGAGGCGGAGTTGGAGTCCCCTAGGTCGGTGGTGTTACAGATGAGGAAGAAACTAGACAGAGTACTTCATAGTCAGGTTTTGAGAATTAGACAGGAAGATTCGCATCTCGGCCAAGATTTCATCGCTGCCGGCGATAAAGCGATTAATAAGAACCAAGTTGATTTTGGAGGAGACGTCACTGGTGGCGGTGGTGGAGTTTTTACTGAAAACACACGACGCAGTCTCAACCTGGTTCTTGTTTCGAAGCCGATCTTGCCTTCCTCCCCTCTCAGCGGCAAGAACAGCGTTAAAAAGGCCTTGTAA